One region of Trinickia violacea genomic DNA includes:
- a CDS encoding RlmE family RNA methyltransferase, producing MAKNRFNQSWLHDHINDPYVKMAQREGYRARAAYKLKEIDEQDKLIRPGQIIVDLGSAPGSWSQYARNKLAQSARRDAVRDGGIDGTIIALDMLPMEPIADVNFIQGDFREDSVLSQLEEVVGGRKVDLVISDMAPNLSGVAVADAARIEHVCDLALEFSQNHLKPDGALLVKCFHGSGYSQIVEKFKHQFKTVAARKPKASRDKSSETFILGRHLKRPA from the coding sequence TCAATCAATCGTGGCTGCACGACCACATCAACGACCCGTACGTGAAGATGGCGCAGCGGGAAGGCTATCGCGCGCGCGCCGCCTACAAGCTGAAGGAAATCGACGAGCAGGACAAATTGATTCGTCCGGGGCAGATCATCGTCGACTTGGGCTCGGCGCCGGGCAGCTGGAGCCAGTACGCGCGCAACAAGCTCGCGCAGAGTGCGCGGCGCGATGCGGTCCGCGACGGCGGGATCGACGGCACGATCATTGCGCTCGACATGCTGCCGATGGAGCCGATCGCCGACGTTAATTTCATTCAGGGCGACTTTCGTGAAGACAGCGTCCTGAGCCAATTGGAAGAAGTCGTCGGTGGACGCAAAGTGGATCTTGTAATTTCGGACATGGCGCCCAATCTGTCGGGCGTGGCCGTGGCCGATGCGGCGCGAATCGAGCATGTATGCGATCTCGCGCTCGAATTTTCCCAAAACCACTTGAAGCCGGATGGAGCCCTTTTAGTCAAATGCTTTCACGGCAGCGGTTACAGTCAGATTGTCGAAAAGTTCAAGCATCAATTTAAGACGGTTGCCGCACGCAAGCCGAAAGCGTCGCGGGACAAATCGTCAGAAACGTTTATTTTGGGTAGACACCTGAAACGCCCGGCGTAA